TCCCAGAACAGCTTTGTGTCTCCCTCCTGAAGGGAATCCTTACAATCCCTTTTTAAACCCTGCCACATTTTTCTGTTTCACCAAATCTGCTTGTTACACCATTTTGAGACAGATAATATCTTGTTGATGCTGATTTGAACAACTTAAAATTGGGCCTTAAAAAAGGGGAGAGATGCATGCAGGGATTACTAGTAATGTGGAGCAAGTTTCAGGGCTGTGGAAGGGGTTGTGGTGGTCTGGTGGAACAAAAAAAAGTTTCTCTTCCATGGAGAGGGCCATTTTATAAAGACTGACCATTCtatcacagaatcgttacagtgcagaaggaggccactcagcccatcgtgtctgcactgactctcagcattTTAACTTtgtaccaatctcctgcctttttcctgtttctatttagataatcatccaatgccctcttcaatgcctcaattgaacctgcctccaccacacttccagacagtgcattccaaaagtTTTTCTCACCTCATTTTTGCTTACtctaaaactgtgccctctggttctagatccatttatgagcaggaacagtttctccctatctactctgtccaggcccctcattatcttgaaaacttcttctatcaagtctcatcttagccttctcctctccaaggaaaacagtcccaacttctccaatctttcctcagaactgaactgtctcatccctggaaccattctcataaacctcctctgcagtctctccaatgccttcacatctttcctacagtgtggtgccaggaactgtatacagtactccagctgagatctaaccagtgtcttatataagtccatcttaacatccctgctcttgtactctatgcccctattaatgaagccttgAATACTCCATGCTtcagaaacagctctctctaagTGTCCTGCCAACTTtagtgacttatgtacatataggCCCAGGTCTCTGTACTCCTGCAcgccctttagaatagtatcctttattttataccacctctccatgttctttgtaccaaagtgcatcacctcacacttctccacattgaacttcatctgctgccaatttgctaatgtccttttgaagttctacactgtcctcctcacagtttataattctcccaagttttgtgtcatctgcaaactttgaaactgtcccttGCACAaaaagatctagatcatttatataaatcAGAAAGAGCAAGGGTCTATACCGActcctggggagctccactacaaacctccttccagcccaaaaaatactcattaaccattactctgtttcctatccctcaggcaattttgtatccatgttgctaccatcccttttattccatgacctatgacttccctcacaagcctgttgtgtggcactcttcCAAATGTCTTTTGGGAgaccatatacaccacatcaatggccttgccctcatcaaccatctgttacctcttcaaaaaactccaagttagttagacacgattttcctttaacaaatctatgctgacttttCCAAATTAATCCAcagttttccatgtgactattaattctatcctgaataattgtttccagaaggttccccaccattgaagttaaactgattgctCTGTAATTGCagagcagatctttacaaccttttttgaacaagggcataatgtttctaattctccagtcctttggcacttcCTCCGAATCCAGGAAAcatttgaaagattattgccagtgcctctgcaatttccattctcacttccttcaatattcaatattcttggatgcagaTTCTATAAAAGAATAGAATCTCGCTTCTTGATCCTGCCTTGCCTGGTGGTCCTATCATGATCGATAATTGAGCACGTAAACTGGGCTGACTCTTAAGTGCAGAACTCGGTAGTGCTGTCTTTCAATAATGTAAAAGACCCACGGCACTATTCAAAGAGAAGGGAAGTTctcccagtgtcttggccaatatttatccctcaatcaacatgtaAATCCGATTATCTGGTCACTTATCTCATCGCCATATGTGGGACTatgctgtgcaaattggctgccatgttccctACAGTACAACAGTTCACTACacgtcaaaagtacttcattgactttaAATCTTTTCAGATGTCCTgtgagtcatgaaaggtgctatataaatgcagctttGTTCTTTAACTGCCTCAGGACTACCACTTCAACCAGGTTTATGCTGAATGTGACACTCTTGCCCACGTTTGTTATAGGCTGCATACAACTTTAGACATTCTGAAGCATTCTGTACTTGGAATACTTTTAAATTTCCAAAGATGACAAGTTCAGGAGCACATAAATGTTTCTTGGTGTGGGCCTTAATCTAGTGATATGTTTCCATTTCAGTTATACTGCCTCACATTGGAAGTGCCACTTATGCGACCAGAAACACCATGTCTATGCTGACAGCCAACAACCTCCTGGCTGGACTCAAAGGAGAGCCAATGCCAAGTGAACTCAAATTGTAACTGGAAATAAACTTTCTAACTGACGCACATGTTTGTAAATCTTCCCTGTGAAGCATTAGGAAGTTTAGTATGTGAATTTATTTTGGTATTACTGTTTAAACAATAGCTTTTATTAAGGGATATACTTGGAATTGAGTTTAAAATGTTGAAGAGTTTCAATGTTATTGAAATCTAAGAATGGAATGGGTATTTTGTAAACATTTTAACCCAGATATAGGATCATTCCTTTTACTGACCATCacagttattaatatatatcatgaaatatataaaattaagTGACTAACGTATTCATCTAGTCGTGCACAATCTGGGTTGCAAGGTTGAAGTGGTATGATGTTATCTGCTTATGACCATTAGTACATGATTGATACTATTCTTCTTCCAAACTATTATAAATTAGAGAAACAATTTGGAAGGCTACTTCGGATGTAACCATCTAGATTGCAGCCCTGTGTATTGTAAGCATCTGAGTGAGTCTGTTAACATTAAAAAGGTGAATCTGAAACGCTCTGGTGTCACATAGCATATTAAGCTGTATGGTCACATGCACATACATATGCTCTAGTGCAGCAAGTGAGGTTGACCAGTTCACAATAAAACTTCAATTATAATCTCTCCATTTGTTAGCCTTTACTCTCGCCACTTGTATAGATAAGAAGGTACAAGACATCATCCAAACCTGAATCAGGAGACCAACTTTTCTAGGGACTGTTTGTGTTTTTCCAAAGAGAAACAACTTTCCTATTAACTCCATAAGAATTCTGAAAAGTACCATCTCTACAGCAGAAATCATGTATGTTTATCACTGTATCAATGGCTAGGTGATCTCCACCTCATGATAGGGTGCCTCAAAAATGTATGCATCACATGCTTGAATCTGAGCCTATCTGGAGAAGATGGAAACTGAGCCAAGTAGGAGATAACTGGACAGATGACCAAACACTATGTCAAGGTGATTTATTTTAAGGAAGGTCTTTAATGAAGGAAGTAAAGGGCATTCCAGAGCAAGGGGCTAGACAACTGGAGGTACAGCCAGCCATGGTAGGGCAAAGGTGGAATGTGGTGACAGGGATTGCAGTAGGTTACGGAGATATGGAGCAGTGTGATGAAGCGATTTAAacaaaatgaaaattttaaacgTTATGGGATTGAGAGCCATTTTAGATTAGTAGGGACAGGATATGGGCGGCAGCATTTTGAATGAGTTGAAGTATACGGAGATAGGAAGACAGAAAGCTGATCAGGAAAGTATTGGAATAATTGAGTCTGGAAAACATCATGGCACAGATCTGCACTGGTAGATGATAGTGGAAATTTAGATCACTTCCCCCAAAAGCTGTGGATACTAAGTCAGGTGAAATTTTCAAGATCAAGATTGATACATTTTTATACAGTAATGGTATCAAAGGAAATGGAGCAAGAGTAAACATAATTGAGTTACACTCAGCCACGATCTAACTGACGGGCAGAATGGGGCTTGGGGGGTCTACTACTGTTCCTATACTGAAACTTGTTCCAAGCTTGGTTAAAACATTGGGCAGTCTGTATGCCAATTGAGGTAGATGCATAATGAGCCAATGGGGTTCTgctcaacatttattcctcaactaaTACCACCAGATGAACTTGTCATCCATCTCATTGCTGTCTATAAGTCTCTGTTATACACAAATTGGCTATTGAATTTGCCTCACACAAGTGACTGTACTTTAAAACTTGTTCTTTAGGGATGTGAAAGACACAATGAAATTGTATGCGCTTCTCGCTCCTTCGATTTTACCCCTCATATTCTGTGCCTATATTGGTGTTGAAACAGTATTGGAGCCAAGAACCTGCAGGTTCTCCAATACCAGTGCAATAATGTACTGTATTTATATCCCACATTAATGATCAATATTTACACTAAACTAATGCAATATGGAGTAATTTTATGCTCCATTCAATGAATTTGAAAATTAAATTGAAACAATCTTTGCTTGAATGATTTTTCCTCCCTTTTAGGACTAACTTGAATGTGGTAGTGATTGAGAGATCCTGTGGATTTTGGCATGTTATTTTAAATTTACACTACCACTGTGTAAAATATTTCATGTAGAAGAACAGATCTTAAATAATATTCTCAAGTTTAAGAATTTTGCTGGACATGAACTTTTATTCATTATACAGTATATTGACCTTTTACAAAGACAGTATTCATACTGTACAAAATTACTTTTTACTACACAGTATACTTTGACAGTGTTTTCACCATTATTCTTTTAGTCCTATTCCATAGCAATTTTTGGCATATCAATCTCAAGTCAGGATAACTAGTAGCATAAGACTCTTCACACACTCTAGTATAATAAATACACCTTTCACGTTGCTTCAGATTTTAATAACTTTTGGCAGAGGATCCATACAGCTGAAATTTTCGATGGGGCTTTAGATAGGTACTGCTAATCAACCGGGTCCTCAGTCTCCATATCTAAATACTGAATAGTAAGAatacttgtttaaaaaaaaacttaaggggACTCTTTAAATAAATTTAAAGTTTTTCCTTTAGTTACTTGTGGTTAAAAGACATTTTAAATGTTCGTACACCGCCCTTTATTTTCAGAAAGTGCTGTGCACTTAATTAATGCCAATCTTCAACAGAACCATAGTTTTTAGAAATCTGCAAATACCGCATTGACATCCATAAATTTGATGTAATATCCTGGAAAACTGCTGCATTTGAAATTATGAATAAATATTCCAGACCAAAAGTATACTGTATAACTGACTGCGCTGTCACTATCTTAAACAAAAGTATTGCCTTAAAAGTCTAATTTATACACTAAAGCTTGTTTATTTAGTTTTGTTTCTGACAGGCTGATTTTCTCCAGTTTTAATATTGTTCTTTTAAAAACAAAGTCGGACTGATTTGGTTACATTGACTGGAAATTGTCTTTTAAAATTCTCTTGTAAAATGTAGATAGAAATGGGAAATATTTTACCTGCCTGCACCCAGTATCACAAGCTCAGGTCATTCATGACAGACTGATCCATAAAGCAGCATCTTGTCCACAACTGTCTGGCAtattgggagggagtgtgtcatATGACAAACCTAAAGTCAATGAGGGGTAGGAGCTTTAAAGCAGTGGGATCAACCATGGAATCAGGGAACTTGATCAGTAGCAAGAGCTAGAAAACCAGGAAACCATTGACTCATGGAGAAAGTTAATGTATGTGTCATCAGTACAAACCTGTAATCCAGTCTAGAAAAACACCTATGTATGTATGTTACTTGCCCTTCTGTTTGGTCAGACTGTGCTTGCTGTAAATGATATACCTTGTACTTACAAGACATATACAGCATGGGATAAATGCAACATGGAGCTCCCCAGGTTCTACAAGTATTCTCTCCAACACCATTATAGAAGACAGTGACAAATTCTGGACAACTTTGTGCTGTCAAACAAAACCCCAAGCAGAACTGGGTTCATTTCACTTCTAATTTCTTTCCGAAGGTGGTTCTCTTCATTTATTATCTTAATTTTGCAAAATTTCCTCTTTTTGGATGTTCCATCTAACATTTCTACTAGTGCTGACGATGGTTCTAGATAGTACCAGAATATCATTTACAGAATTGAACCATCAGAAGGTTTCTGAACAGTGATGTATttctcctgcagtcctccagcaCAAGGTGGTGTGGTTATTAAAGGCTTGTTCAATAGTAGGTGATGAAGTTCAAATTTTGACCagtgctcccacccaccccccaaacacaaatATAGATTCCCAACGGTTGACAAACTCAGCTTACTAGTTCCTTCTTTAATTTAAATACCTTCAAGAGATAAAACACAAGCTAAACTTTTGAAagatacacaaacagacacaattCTGTACTAATCACTTAGCAGATTTGCTTTAGTGTGCAACTACTGAAACAAAACAGCTTAAGAGCATATAAAAGTGCAGTACATATATACAGTTGCTAAATTCTACAAAATTTAATTTGTCCTGGACTCAGCACCTTATGGACACTGCTAGATAGTCAGTCAAAAGTCTTTTCATCTTTAATTTTacaagcaatttaaaaaaaaaaatcatcactcTTTAGAATGATGAATCGTGCTGAAAGTCTAATCTCAAAGCAGAGTACTTGGCAAGCTGCTGCCATGCCATCTCAAGCAGGTTGTTTTGGAATGCTTGTACAAGTGGCTTGACTGACTGAATCTTTTCCCGCATTTTAAACATGCATAGGGCTTTTCTCCTGTGTGAACACGGATGTGTTTCTTGCAATCCGTTAATGTTAAAAAGGTCTTGCAGCAAATTTTACAGGCATACTTACGGGCACCTTCCACCACCAAAACATTGTGTTCCGACATGGCTTTCTTACACTTTGAAAGTACATCTGCAGATGCCCGTGTCAACTGGGGAGGGCCTGACTGCAAAGAATGATTATTTTCAAAAGCAGAAGAGGTACTGTTCAACATTCTGATCTGGGAATTAGAGCCAGTGTCCTGGGAACCAGAGCTTCCATCTCCAACTGAGGTCACAATGGGCATTTTTGGGGCAATACGACGATAACCTGGGAAATTACTGGCTCCTCCTCGCGATGAAATGATAGATTGTCTGGATAGTGAATGCAATCCAGAACTGGGCCTAGGAAAGTCTAATCTGAATGGCTCTCCTCCGGTTTTGTACCCGGTGGATTGGCCACAGGATAGGCCCAGCAAGTCATGCATAGGTCGCATAAAATGAGCATCAGGACTATCATTAAACGGATTTTCCATTCGAGCTGCCACTATTGCAGAGTTGGCACCAGCTGAAACCCCGGACACCGGGCTCATTAAATAAGTAGCTTCACTTTCTATTCTGCCATCGCTCGTTGTGTTCGGAATGTTATCATCAGCATTCTGGCCCCCACTGTAGCTGTTTGTTCGGTTCTTGTTTAAAAAGGTGGAAATATGAAAGGGAGCTTTTGAGTCAGTGTTTGCCGATTCTAGCATATGTATGTCCGTGACCCTGTCAGTACTAGACTGAGGATCAGAGAAACTCCGGTCACTACTCTCTGGGCTAAGCTCTAGCTTTTCTGCACCAGGCATTCCTCCTTCCACCTCCACCGATTCGCTACCTTCAGCCTGTGAGGCAACATCACTTGCCTCATCTTGAGGATCAGGTGAGCTTAATGGTTCAGCTTTCACAACAATTCGGACCTGCTCCTCATTTCCATTCACGTGAAGTTCTGCGGTCTCAGAGTGAAAATCCGATTTCTCGTTAGCAGAGTCTTGACTAAAAGCAGTTTCAATGTGAGTCGCTTGAGAAGCCATGGATGCTTGTGAATGACCAACTCCACTGTTATCTGACTGACTGGGCACCTGATTATCTTCTGGTGTGCTAAAGGCCTGTTCAAATATGATAGCACCTTCCACATTGTTTTCAACAGTTGCATCGGCTTTCGAGCCATCCCCCAGCTTCAGGGAGTCTGGTGTAAAGAGTTCCTCACATGTATGCACCACAGCTTGTCCATTATCCGATGTTTCCTCAGTGATGATAGACTCATCCACGGAAGGTCTCATCCTTTTCTTTGATCTTTCATCAGGAATGGCCTTCCTTTTCTGCAATCGCTGGACAGGAAACGCAGTTGACTGATCCTCCAAGTGATGGCGGAGTGATGAGTTCACGTTGACTTGCTCATCCATTGCCTGGCTGGAGCTGAGAGCAGAGCTTACTAAGCTCAAACCCAGCTGCTGAAGTAGAAAGGACCTCTGCATACGAGCATTTTGCTCCTGTAGCCTTTCACTTGTAGGAGACATAGGTACAGTCCTGGTAGTTAAGTAATGTTTGCAAGCCTTCACAACAGAATTAAGGTGGAGGTGGGAAGCTGCCAGCAGCACATCCATAACGTTACTCTCTCCTAGCATAAGCGTGGACGTGTACATCATTTCAACAAGGGCTGCAAAAGCCTCTGCTGTAACCACTTCACTGTCCAGCTGAACCATGTTCAGTGATTGATCACTCTCTGGGACAGTAAAGAGAGCACGGAAGTGGGTGCTGCATGCTGCAAGCACAGAGCGATGAGCTTTGAAATGACGGCTCCCGACAacaatcacacagtcacagagCTGTCCGTGAAGCCGCTGATAGTTCAGCTGCTGGAAGACTTGTTCAAAGTGGCCTGGAAAATCCATGACCCTGTTAAAACAAAGAAAAGCTGTGAAAGTTTTTCCATGTGCAGCAATCCTCATTTCCCAGTTCATAACTTTCCTTTGGTTATGAACAAGTCTCATCACAATCATTTATCTATTTGCAGTTAGTGAACAATAATGGGGAATGTGTTAAAACTATGAACTGGTCTTAGCCTAAAATGttccttctaaaaatataaatttAATTATAGCAAGTACTTAATTATTTCATTTATGCATGAAGTTTTAAGATGAATGATTCCGCTTACTGACAGCAGTTATTGCTTGCAATAGAGACTGTCAGCAGCTTTCTGTTGTCAGATCATGTTAGCACAATGAGATGACACAGAAATGAAGGAACTCAGATTCTCCCGTTCACAGGAGTGCAGGATAACCATCAACAGAGGAAAGTACTTATCCATTTCAGCATGAGTAAGACATTTTCATGAAATCTATTTTTGAAAAGCTGTATCTTGACATGGGCACTTTCAAATGTTCATTGCCTAAGTTACATTGCACAAAGCATTACAGTATCTGGAGTACTTCAGACTATTTTAAATAGATATTTTCCCTAATGCAGTCATAAAAACCAGAGTTCTGTTCACACGCTTGGCCAAATGCGGTTCTGCTCATCTGCACATTTCTGCCAATATTAAAGAGATTAATTTTTATTTGGTTGTGATACATTTAAAAGCAATGCAGAAGGTCACACATGGATTTGTATTTTAAAACTAAAAGCAGCTCAGCACCAACTGCAACAAGCAGAGCCTGTGATGCAGGGCCACGCCTCTTCCATGTGGTCACACTAATGATTCCAAATTATCAATGTCTTCAAGAATCAGCTGAATTACACAGTACATCTGACCTCTTTATGGAACAAAACAGTCAGCACAGACACCAAGCATGTGCAACTAGGCTGTTTGCCAGGAGCAGCTTTCTGAAGATATAAGATTGCAGTTGTCTCTAAAAACAGTAACTGGCTAGTCTCTGTGGGTTAAGTCAAAatattcattttaaaaatgtgct
This is a stretch of genomic DNA from Carcharodon carcharias isolate sCarCar2 chromosome 4, sCarCar2.pri, whole genome shotgun sequence. It encodes these proteins:
- the LOC121277168 gene encoding zinc finger and BTB domain-containing protein 5; this translates as MDFPGHFEQVFQQLNYQRLHGQLCDCVIVVGSRHFKAHRSVLAACSTHFRALFTVPESDQSLNMVQLDSEVVTAEAFAALVEMMYTSTLMLGESNVMDVLLAASHLHLNSVVKACKHYLTTRTVPMSPTSERLQEQNARMQRSFLLQQLGLSLVSSALSSSQAMDEQVNVNSSLRHHLEDQSTAFPVQRLQKRKAIPDERSKKRMRPSVDESIITEETSDNGQAVVHTCEELFTPDSLKLGDGSKADATVENNVEGAIIFEQAFSTPEDNQVPSQSDNSGVGHSQASMASQATHIETAFSQDSANEKSDFHSETAELHVNGNEEQVRIVVKAEPLSSPDPQDEASDVASQAEGSESVEVEGGMPGAEKLELSPESSDRSFSDPQSSTDRVTDIHMLESANTDSKAPFHISTFLNKNRTNSYSGGQNADDNIPNTTSDGRIESEATYLMSPVSGVSAGANSAIVAARMENPFNDSPDAHFMRPMHDLLGLSCGQSTGYKTGGEPFRLDFPRPSSGLHSLSRQSIISSRGGASNFPGYRRIAPKMPIVTSVGDGSSGSQDTGSNSQIRMLNSTSSAFENNHSLQSGPPQLTRASADVLSKCKKAMSEHNVLVVEGARKYACKICCKTFLTLTDCKKHIRVHTGEKPYACLKCGKRFSQSSHLYKHSKTTCLRWHGSSLPSTLL